One Micromonospora sp. WMMD1120 genomic region harbors:
- a CDS encoding response regulator transcription factor yields the protein MTRLLLVDDDSELRGMVAETLTDEGYVVDQAPDGQRGLHLGLTRPYDVMVIDRLLPALDGLDLVVRLRSRAVVARALLLTALGTVHDRIAGLDAGADDYLTKPFDLDELSARIRALCRRTSDSTEVLRLGAGQLDLSVRDAVLPDGTRIALSAREFELLRVLAARPHTVHSRSELRSRVFDEAAAASLVDTYVYYLRRKLGRSVIRTVHGLGYRLGTL from the coding sequence ATGACCCGCCTCCTGCTCGTTGATGACGACTCGGAGCTCCGCGGCATGGTGGCCGAGACGCTGACCGACGAGGGATACGTCGTCGACCAGGCCCCCGACGGGCAACGCGGCCTGCACCTCGGGCTCACCCGGCCGTACGACGTGATGGTGATCGACCGCCTGCTCCCCGCCCTCGACGGGCTGGACCTCGTCGTGCGGTTGCGTTCCCGCGCGGTGGTCGCCCGGGCGCTGCTGCTGACCGCGCTCGGCACCGTCCACGACCGGATCGCCGGTCTCGACGCGGGCGCCGACGACTACCTGACGAAACCCTTCGACCTGGACGAGTTGAGCGCCCGCATCCGGGCCCTCTGCCGCCGGACCTCCGACTCGACCGAGGTGCTGCGGCTCGGGGCGGGCCAGCTCGACCTCTCCGTGCGCGACGCCGTCCTGCCCGACGGCACCCGGATCGCGCTGTCCGCCCGCGAGTTCGAGCTGCTGCGCGTCCTCGCGGCCCGGCCGCACACCGTGCACTCCCGGTCCGAGCTGCGCAGCCGGGTCTTCGACGAGGCGGCAGCGGCGTCCCTGGTCGACACGTACGTCTACTACCTGCGGCGCAAGCTCGGCCGGTCGGTGATCCGGACCGTGCACGGACTCGGCTACCGGTTGGGGACGCTGTGA
- a CDS encoding 50S ribosomal protein L36, translated as MKVRSSLRALKQKPGSVVVRRRGRTVVVNRANPQWKSRQG; from the coding sequence ATGAAGGTACGTAGCTCGTTGCGTGCGCTCAAGCAGAAGCCGGGTTCGGTGGTGGTCCGCCGTCGCGGTCGGACGGTCGTGGTGAACCGTGCCAACCCGCAGTGGAAGAGCCGCCAGGGCTGA
- a CDS encoding fatty acid--CoA ligase family protein: MPADIWPQPVLDLLAAGGERPVFEDGPDVTTAAQMSALIRRVAAGLRSAGVRPGTGVILDLPVTAAAFAATIAAFAVGARVSGWRADLSAEQIAGAAVVDAGRLASLAAYPDDGLPLVAAGRAEEPARIIWTSGSTGTPKGVVQSYAAMSAAWAPYPDRWPPAVAELATRLRRYLVFGSLASQVMLEYGIITLAAGGTLVVAHRPVFPAALVDCRATASVITVGKLYQLVRDQRSRPADLRHLRALLVSGSPLAPGRLAEALDVLGPVLFHGYGQTETSMIAMLTPAEMVTEPDTLATVGRPAVDVSVRDGEIYVRTPAQASSYWRDPTESAEVFVDGWVRTRDLGHVDADGYLRLLGRARDVIIVNAQLVYAGPVERALAADAAVAEAYVVGAPDEVTGEAVHAYVVPVHGRTPDPDVLRKLVAAQVNDHAVPRTVTVIDRVPLAPSGKPDKRQLVPPDDTRGAADTTTP; this comes from the coding sequence ATGCCCGCTGACATCTGGCCGCAGCCCGTCCTCGACCTCCTCGCGGCCGGCGGGGAGCGGCCGGTCTTCGAGGACGGGCCGGACGTGACCACGGCCGCGCAGATGTCGGCCCTGATCCGGCGTGTCGCTGCCGGGCTGCGCTCCGCGGGCGTGCGCCCGGGAACCGGCGTCATCCTCGACCTGCCGGTCACCGCCGCCGCCTTCGCCGCGACGATCGCGGCCTTCGCCGTCGGGGCGCGGGTGTCCGGGTGGCGTGCCGACCTGAGCGCCGAGCAGATCGCCGGCGCCGCGGTGGTCGACGCGGGTCGGCTGGCCTCACTCGCCGCGTACCCCGACGACGGGCTGCCGCTGGTAGCGGCGGGTCGGGCGGAGGAACCCGCCCGGATCATCTGGACCAGTGGCAGCACGGGAACGCCGAAGGGAGTGGTGCAGAGCTACGCGGCCATGTCGGCGGCCTGGGCCCCGTACCCCGACCGGTGGCCGCCGGCTGTCGCCGAACTGGCCACCCGGTTACGGCGCTACCTGGTCTTCGGCTCCCTGGCCAGTCAGGTCATGCTGGAGTACGGCATCATCACGCTGGCGGCCGGCGGCACCCTCGTGGTGGCGCACCGACCGGTGTTTCCGGCGGCACTGGTCGACTGCCGGGCCACGGCCAGCGTGATCACCGTCGGCAAGCTGTACCAACTGGTGCGGGACCAGCGCTCCCGACCGGCCGACCTGCGTCACCTCCGGGCGCTGCTGGTTTCCGGGTCGCCGCTCGCGCCGGGCCGGCTGGCGGAGGCCCTCGACGTGCTCGGGCCGGTGCTCTTTCACGGGTACGGGCAGACCGAGACCTCGATGATCGCCATGCTGACACCCGCCGAGATGGTGACCGAGCCGGACACCCTCGCCACCGTCGGTCGCCCGGCCGTGGACGTCTCCGTCCGCGACGGGGAGATCTACGTCCGCACACCAGCGCAGGCGTCCTCGTACTGGCGGGACCCCACGGAGTCGGCCGAGGTGTTCGTGGACGGCTGGGTGCGCACCCGGGACCTGGGACATGTCGACGCCGACGGTTACCTGCGGCTGCTCGGACGGGCGCGGGACGTGATCATCGTCAACGCGCAACTGGTGTACGCCGGGCCGGTCGAGCGCGCGCTCGCCGCCGACGCCGCGGTCGCCGAGGCGTACGTGGTCGGGGCGCCGGACGAGGTGACCGGCGAGGCGGTGCACGCCTACGTGGTGCCCGTGCACGGCAGGACGCCCGACCCCGACGTGCTGCGCAAGCTGGTGGCCGCGCAGGTGAACGACCACGCGGTGCCGCGAACCGTCACGGTCATCGACCGGGTACCCCTCGCGCCCAGCGGCAAGCCGGACAAGAGGCAGCTCGTACCGCCCGACGACACGCGCGGCGCGGCGGACACGACAACGCCCTGA
- a CDS encoding cation:proton antiporter, translating to MTPTELAPRFFIAVAVILLFCKLVSWLLGGVGQPPVVSEMLAGVLLGPSLLGLLWPGAQAALFPAPLLPILYVVGQVGLVLFMFQAGYAFTSHRVTRIAGTAGAVSVAGVTVPLVLGVLLVVSMAGFVPIRADGVSLGVSAAFVGVALAITAFPMLARIITERGLAGTRFGLLALASGAIDDAVAWILLAVVLAFASGAAGPALVTAGGAVLFAVALWLGGRRVTGFVMGLPGDRARLLGTVALLFLVAFYTDEIGLYAVFGAFAVGVVMPHSARTDKVVDTLTPIAATVFLPLFFTFSGLRTEFGLLGNPAVLLFAVACVAVAIAGKFGACWGAARLMGEPNSVALRVGSLMNARGLMQLIALNVGLEAGVVNSSLFTVLVLVALVTTLMTTPLLSWIERREARVSASSGALVPAGTP from the coding sequence GTGACCCCCACCGAACTCGCCCCGCGGTTCTTCATCGCGGTCGCTGTCATTCTGCTCTTCTGCAAGCTGGTCTCCTGGCTCCTCGGCGGGGTGGGTCAACCTCCGGTGGTGAGCGAGATGCTCGCCGGGGTGCTGCTCGGCCCGTCGCTGCTCGGCCTGCTGTGGCCGGGCGCGCAGGCCGCGCTCTTCCCCGCGCCGTTGCTGCCGATCCTGTACGTGGTCGGTCAGGTCGGCCTGGTGCTGTTCATGTTCCAGGCCGGGTACGCCTTCACCTCGCACCGGGTGACCAGAATCGCGGGCACGGCGGGAGCGGTGTCGGTGGCGGGTGTCACGGTTCCGTTGGTGCTGGGAGTGCTGCTGGTCGTGAGCATGGCGGGGTTCGTCCCGATCCGCGCGGACGGCGTGTCGCTCGGCGTGTCGGCGGCGTTCGTCGGTGTGGCGCTCGCGATCACGGCCTTCCCCATGCTTGCCCGGATCATCACCGAACGCGGCCTCGCCGGCACCCGCTTCGGGCTGCTCGCCCTGGCCTCGGGCGCGATCGACGACGCGGTCGCGTGGATCCTGCTGGCCGTGGTGCTGGCGTTCGCCTCCGGCGCCGCCGGTCCGGCCCTGGTCACCGCGGGCGGCGCGGTGCTGTTCGCGGTGGCGCTGTGGCTGGGCGGACGGCGGGTGACCGGCTTCGTGATGGGGCTTCCGGGCGACCGGGCGCGCCTGCTGGGCACCGTGGCGCTACTCTTCCTGGTCGCCTTCTACACCGACGAGATCGGGCTCTACGCGGTCTTCGGCGCTTTCGCTGTCGGCGTGGTGATGCCGCACTCCGCCAGGACCGACAAGGTGGTCGACACGCTGACGCCGATCGCCGCGACGGTGTTCCTGCCGCTGTTCTTCACCTTCTCCGGGCTGCGCACCGAGTTCGGGTTGCTCGGCAATCCGGCGGTGCTGCTCTTCGCCGTCGCCTGCGTGGCGGTGGCGATCGCCGGGAAGTTCGGCGCCTGTTGGGGCGCGGCGCGGTTGATGGGCGAGCCGAACAGCGTCGCGCTGCGCGTTGGCTCCCTGATGAACGCCCGGGGCCTGATGCAGCTCATCGCGTTGAACGTGGGGCTGGAGGCGGGCGTGGTGAACTCGTCGCTCTTCACGGTGCTCGTGCTGGTCGCGCTCGTCACGACGCTCATGACGACGCCGCTGCTCAGCTGGATCGAACGGCGCGAGGCCCGGGTTTCCGCGTCCAGCGGGGCACTGGTGCCGGCCGGAACCCCGTAA
- a CDS encoding NAD(P)-binding domain-containing protein, with the protein MTHDCLIIGAGPAGLQLAALLERDGHDYVVLEGGPRPGTFFETYPRHRQLISINKVWTGSEDPEFNLRSDWNSLLSDDPALLFKNYSTRYFPAADDLLRYLADFARNLRVHYDTRVTAVSKTADVFTVEAGDRRWEARTVVVATGVSALYVPPIEGADLVERYDTVSVDPADFVNQRVLVIGKGNSAFETADALIETAATIHVAGPHSIRLAWQTHYVGHLRAVNNNFLDTYQLKSQNAVLDGTVEQISQREGGGFRVLFRYARTVENLRELEYDRIILCTGFRFDASIFAESARPELVINDRFPAQTPAFESVNVSGLYFAGTLTQQRDFKKSTNGFIHGFRYATRALHHILRERHHGKPWPDRRIALTPEAIADSIIARINVTSALWQQFAVLGDVVTVEGETARYREEMPVAYLRDAEPDVFAFVVTLEYGPDHDHVDPFDITVPRPAENDATAAHDASYLHPVVRVRRGGRVVAEHHLAENLENTWDLPTVHRQPLEVFVKGVLADAR; encoded by the coding sequence ATGACGCACGATTGCCTGATCATCGGAGCCGGACCGGCGGGTCTACAGCTCGCGGCTCTGCTCGAGCGCGACGGTCACGACTATGTGGTGCTGGAGGGCGGACCCCGGCCGGGCACGTTCTTCGAGACCTATCCGCGGCACCGTCAATTGATCTCGATCAACAAGGTGTGGACCGGTTCCGAGGACCCGGAGTTCAACCTGCGGTCGGACTGGAACTCACTGCTGTCCGACGATCCGGCGCTGCTGTTCAAGAACTACAGCACGCGTTACTTCCCCGCCGCCGACGACCTGCTGCGTTATCTCGCCGACTTCGCGCGGAATCTCCGGGTCCACTACGACACCCGGGTGACGGCGGTGTCGAAGACCGCCGACGTGTTCACCGTCGAGGCCGGCGACCGGAGGTGGGAGGCCCGCACTGTCGTCGTCGCCACCGGTGTCTCCGCGCTGTACGTGCCGCCGATCGAGGGCGCGGACCTGGTCGAGCGCTACGACACCGTCTCCGTCGACCCCGCCGACTTCGTCAACCAGCGCGTGTTGGTCATCGGTAAGGGAAACTCGGCGTTCGAGACCGCCGACGCGCTGATCGAGACGGCGGCGACGATTCATGTCGCCGGGCCGCACTCCATCCGGTTGGCCTGGCAGACCCATTACGTCGGGCACCTGCGCGCGGTGAACAACAACTTCCTGGACACCTATCAGCTCAAATCGCAGAACGCCGTCCTGGACGGCACCGTGGAGCAGATCAGTCAGCGCGAGGGCGGCGGTTTCCGGGTGCTCTTCCGGTACGCCCGGACGGTCGAGAATCTGCGCGAGCTGGAGTACGACCGGATCATCCTCTGCACCGGTTTCCGCTTCGACGCATCCATTTTCGCCGAGTCCGCCCGACCGGAGCTGGTGATAAACGACCGGTTCCCGGCGCAGACCCCGGCCTTCGAGTCGGTGAACGTCAGCGGCCTCTACTTCGCCGGCACCCTCACTCAGCAACGTGACTTCAAGAAGTCCACCAACGGCTTCATCCACGGCTTCCGCTACGCCACCCGGGCGCTGCACCACATCCTCCGCGAACGGCACCACGGGAAGCCCTGGCCGGACCGGCGGATCGCGCTGACGCCGGAGGCGATCGCCGACTCGATCATCGCCCGGATCAACGTGACCTCGGCGCTGTGGCAGCAGTTCGCGGTGCTCGGTGACGTCGTCACGGTGGAGGGCGAGACCGCCCGGTACCGCGAGGAGATGCCGGTCGCCTACCTGCGCGACGCGGAGCCGGACGTGTTCGCGTTCGTGGTCACCCTCGAGTACGGCCCCGACCACGATCACGTCGACCCGTTCGACATCACGGTGCCGCGCCCGGCCGAGAACGACGCGACAGCCGCCCACGACGCCAGCTATCTCCACCCCGTCGTACGGGTGCGGCGCGGCGGGCGGGTCGTCGCCGAGCACCACCTGGCGGAGAACCTGGAGAACACCTGGGACCTGCCGACGGTGCACCGGCAGCCGCTCGAGGTCTTCGTCAAGGGCGTCCTCGCCGATGCCCGCTGA
- a CDS encoding alpha-hydroxy acid oxidase: protein MDPVHQDFFEGGAGRERTVAGNERAFERRWIVPRVLRATGERDLRCSVAGTPLATPVLVAPTAFHRLAHPDGEAATARGAAAAGTTMVVSMAATQPVEEIAAAGATLWFQLYPQRDLAFTEYVVKRAESAGCRALVVTVDSPVFGRRERDLRNGFTDLPAGYACENMRDATGRVRPIEMDATVGWDRIAWLRGVTGLPILLKGVLHPADARLAVDNGAAGLVVSNHGGRQLDGAVPTLDALPPVAEAVQGRIPVLLDGGVRHGADVAVALALGATAVLIGRPVLRGLATGGAAGVRETLERLTTELDQVLALAGARRPADLTPDQVVTR, encoded by the coding sequence ATGGACCCGGTGCACCAGGACTTCTTCGAGGGCGGCGCCGGGCGGGAGCGCACGGTGGCCGGCAACGAACGGGCCTTCGAGCGGCGGTGGATCGTGCCCCGGGTGCTGCGGGCCACCGGCGAGCGGGACCTGCGGTGCTCGGTGGCCGGCACCCCGCTGGCCACGCCGGTCCTGGTCGCCCCGACGGCCTTTCACCGGCTCGCGCACCCCGACGGCGAGGCGGCCACCGCGCGGGGCGCCGCGGCGGCCGGCACGACGATGGTGGTCAGCATGGCCGCCACCCAGCCGGTCGAGGAGATCGCGGCGGCGGGCGCGACGCTGTGGTTCCAGTTGTACCCGCAACGCGACCTCGCCTTCACCGAGTACGTGGTCAAGCGCGCCGAGTCGGCGGGTTGCCGGGCGCTCGTGGTGACAGTGGACTCCCCGGTGTTCGGGCGGCGCGAGCGTGACCTGCGCAACGGCTTCACGGACCTGCCCGCCGGCTACGCCTGCGAGAACATGCGGGACGCCACCGGCCGGGTGCGCCCGATCGAGATGGACGCGACGGTGGGTTGGGACCGGATCGCCTGGCTGCGTGGCGTCACCGGGCTGCCGATCCTCCTCAAGGGCGTCCTGCATCCGGCCGACGCCCGGCTCGCCGTCGACAACGGCGCCGCCGGCCTGGTGGTGTCCAACCACGGCGGACGGCAGCTCGACGGGGCGGTCCCCACGCTCGACGCGCTCCCACCGGTGGCGGAAGCCGTGCAGGGGCGGATTCCGGTGCTGCTCGACGGGGGTGTGCGCCACGGCGCCGACGTGGCTGTCGCGCTGGCGCTCGGGGCGACAGCGGTGCTCATCGGGCGTCCGGTGCTGCGCGGGCTCGCGACCGGTGGGGCGGCCGGCGTACGGGAGACGCTCGAGCGACTGACCACCGAGCTGGATCAGGTCCTCGCCCTGGCCGGGGCACGGCGGCCGGCCGATCTGACGCCCGACCAGGTGGTGACCCGGTGA
- a CDS encoding cytochrome P450, with protein sequence MRAVIALREWIFERVNGTEGIPVPGPLVGPEDFERVYGDPAADGRSRGAGLSDLFWYWLAPGPQMHQEHLEPGERYRVVARTTRQVLAVPHARSDELATAATRRALDTLPAGRTTHVRLRDLMMPVWAEVSYELVFGARCPRDVRDLIVANADDVVTALKGMSLRHMSRRDRLTRYLLHRIEAGTCPVVLPPPFTALETAWYLQGAFFNTAVVQMSEAMAHILLCAQSVEDTSDGSLDRLIDETLRVYPLFGIAHRITSAPITVGEHVLPSGSVLLFNYPAYQRTGPAADAEFDPDRWLTLRRQDAHFIPYGVTANRACPARGSAPVQLRAATREVLQRFSVSSSVAHTRSLPSRGPAYLTPRGRSGPGRRRLAVMRQRDRLFDVGRSVKQLVYGTWMVVDARRLKLCTRFFEEADT encoded by the coding sequence GTGAGGGCGGTGATCGCCCTCCGGGAGTGGATCTTCGAGCGGGTGAACGGGACCGAAGGAATCCCCGTGCCCGGACCGCTGGTGGGGCCGGAGGACTTCGAGCGGGTCTACGGCGATCCGGCCGCCGACGGGCGCAGCCGCGGCGCCGGCCTGTCGGACCTGTTCTGGTACTGGCTCGCCCCCGGTCCGCAGATGCACCAGGAGCACCTGGAGCCCGGCGAGCGGTACCGGGTGGTCGCGCGTACGACACGGCAGGTGCTCGCCGTCCCCCACGCGCGCTCCGACGAGCTGGCGACGGCCGCGACCCGGCGGGCCCTGGACACGCTCCCGGCCGGCCGGACCACCCACGTGCGGCTGCGGGACCTGATGATGCCGGTCTGGGCCGAGGTCTCGTACGAGCTGGTGTTCGGCGCACGGTGCCCGCGCGACGTCCGGGACCTCATCGTGGCGAACGCCGACGACGTGGTCACCGCGCTGAAGGGGATGAGCCTGCGGCACATGTCCCGGCGGGATCGGCTGACGCGTTACCTGCTGCACCGGATCGAGGCGGGGACCTGCCCGGTCGTGCTGCCGCCGCCGTTCACCGCCCTGGAGACCGCCTGGTACCTCCAGGGGGCGTTCTTCAACACGGCGGTGGTGCAGATGTCGGAGGCCATGGCACACATCCTGCTGTGCGCCCAGTCCGTCGAGGACACCTCGGACGGCTCTCTCGACCGGCTCATCGACGAGACGCTGCGGGTGTACCCGTTGTTCGGTATCGCGCACCGGATCACCTCCGCGCCCATCACCGTCGGCGAGCACGTGCTCCCGAGCGGATCGGTGCTGCTCTTCAACTACCCGGCCTACCAGCGCACCGGGCCGGCGGCGGACGCCGAGTTCGACCCGGACCGCTGGTTGACGCTGCGCCGGCAGGACGCCCACTTCATCCCGTACGGCGTCACCGCCAACCGGGCCTGTCCGGCACGCGGCTCGGCCCCGGTGCAACTGCGCGCGGCGACCCGGGAGGTGCTGCAACGGTTCTCGGTCAGCTCGTCGGTGGCGCACACCCGCTCCCTGCCGAGTCGCGGTCCCGCGTACCTCACGCCCCGGGGCCGCAGCGGTCCCGGTCGCCGCCGGCTGGCGGTGATGCGGCAGCGCGACCGGCTCTTCGACGTGGGTCGGTCGGTCAAGCAGCTCGTCTACGGCACCTGGATGGTCGTCGACGCCCGACGACTGAAGTTGTGCACCCGGTTCTTCGAGGAGGCAGACACGTGA
- a CDS encoding aromatic amino acid ammonia-lyase, translating to MTIDVDLAEPLRTADLRAAAGPITVVIGDEVRDRVATGRTFLGKALGDDRAIYGATTGFGALVGYAGRADQRDQADNTLAHLGAGQGPDLAPDVVRATLLVRAWSLARGASGVSPHVIDALAAMLGTTFTPAMPRLGSVGASGDLIPLGAAAQALRGRGHAYLDGVRMPAGEALAKAGLEPLPLDGRDALALVNGTSLTTAALALALDRVRASHRVLRTLSCLLADLLGSDPQFLDPALLAAYGHRGAIEVGAAMRATCAGLRASGSRPLQEPYSIRCSPQLLGAAEDALRYVDGIVAADLGAVSDNPLFFPDDDKVVHGGNFFGQPAAFAADVLSMVIAQIGNLAERQLDLLVDPGRNGGLPPMLAAGPGQQHGLQGVQLASTALITEIRRDTVPASAQSLPTNLHNQDVIPLGTQAALRALDQAQLLRLITGSLALGLRQAVHVGARRPTAKGCDRALRALEEAIAPIDPDRPLDGDVRTAAALLEQLEKSLISHSYGERRDA from the coding sequence ATGACGATTGATGTGGATCTGGCGGAACCGCTGCGCACCGCCGACCTGCGCGCCGCGGCGGGCCCGATCACCGTGGTGATCGGCGACGAGGTACGCGACCGGGTGGCGACCGGCCGGACGTTTCTCGGCAAGGCGCTCGGCGACGACCGGGCGATCTACGGCGCCACCACCGGTTTCGGGGCGCTCGTCGGGTACGCGGGCCGGGCCGACCAGCGCGACCAGGCCGACAACACCCTCGCCCACCTCGGCGCCGGCCAGGGCCCGGACCTCGCCCCGGACGTCGTACGCGCGACCCTGCTGGTCCGCGCCTGGTCCCTGGCCCGGGGCGCGTCCGGGGTCTCGCCCCACGTGATCGACGCGCTGGCGGCGATGCTCGGCACGACGTTCACACCGGCGATGCCCCGGCTCGGCTCGGTGGGGGCCAGCGGCGACCTGATCCCGCTCGGCGCCGCCGCGCAGGCGTTGCGCGGCCGGGGCCACGCGTACCTGGACGGCGTCCGGATGCCCGCCGGGGAGGCCCTGGCGAAGGCGGGCCTGGAACCGCTGCCGCTCGACGGCCGGGACGCGCTCGCGCTGGTCAACGGCACGTCGCTCACCACCGCGGCGCTGGCCCTCGCCCTGGACCGGGTCCGCGCCTCGCACCGCGTGCTGCGGACACTGAGCTGCCTCCTCGCCGACCTGCTCGGCAGCGATCCGCAGTTCCTCGACCCGGCCCTGCTGGCCGCCTACGGTCACCGGGGCGCGATCGAGGTCGGCGCCGCGATGCGGGCGACCTGCGCCGGCCTGCGGGCGTCCGGCAGCAGACCGCTACAGGAGCCGTACAGCATCAGGTGCTCGCCGCAGCTGCTCGGCGCGGCCGAGGACGCCCTGCGCTACGTCGACGGCATCGTGGCGGCCGACCTCGGCGCGGTGAGCGACAACCCACTGTTCTTTCCGGACGACGACAAGGTCGTGCACGGCGGCAACTTCTTCGGCCAGCCCGCCGCCTTCGCCGCCGACGTCCTCTCCATGGTGATCGCCCAGATCGGCAACCTCGCCGAGCGCCAGCTCGACCTGCTGGTGGACCCCGGACGCAACGGAGGGCTGCCGCCGATGCTCGCGGCCGGGCCGGGTCAGCAGCACGGGCTACAGGGCGTCCAACTCGCGTCGACGGCGCTCATCACCGAGATCAGGCGCGACACCGTGCCGGCGAGCGCGCAGAGCCTGCCCACCAACCTGCACAACCAGGACGTCATCCCACTCGGCACGCAGGCCGCGCTGCGCGCCCTGGACCAGGCGCAACTGCTGCGCCTGATCACCGGCTCGCTCGCGCTGGGGCTACGCCAGGCGGTCCACGTCGGAGCGCGCCGTCCCACGGCGAAGGGCTGCGACCGCGCGCTGCGGGCGCTGGAGGAGGCAATTGCCCCGATCGACCCGGACCGGCCGCTCGACGGTGACGTACGAACGGCGGCCGCGCTTCTGGAACAGCTTGAAAAATCTCTGATTTCCCACTCGTACGGTGAGCGCCGTGACGCTTGA
- a CDS encoding NAD(P)-binding domain-containing protein: protein MTLDYLIIGAGPAGLQLAALLEADGERDYLVLEGADGPGAFFATYPRHRTLISINKPHTGTDDPELNLRLDWNSLLTDDPALLFTQYTERYFPDADVMVRYLADFAAKTGVKVSYGTRVTRVSKHHDVFTVEAGDRRWEARAVIVATGVSKTYEPDIPGFELAEGYDVMSVDPRDYLDQKVLIIGKGNSAFETADNLMETTTLIHVAGPSSVRMAWRTHYVGHLRAVNNNFLDTYQLKSANAILDGTIKSIERDDTGYRVTFSFSRADEVVKELHYDRVLACTGFRFDASIFDASARPRLAINDRFPAQTEEWESVNVSGLFFAGTISQQRDFKKSTSGFVHGFRYAVRALHRILARRYDATDWPFTSLAADPAAMTAAVIERVNRTSALWQQFGFLADVLTVAGPEARYHEEVPVDYFASTGLRTAGHDHDRAFVVTLEYGPAHDQVDPFDITVTRVAQDVVGQAHDAAYLHPVVRYHSGGRLVDTHHLAENLENRWDRPEVHVRPLREFLERCLAGVEG from the coding sequence GTGACGCTTGATTACCTGATCATCGGGGCCGGTCCGGCCGGTCTCCAACTCGCCGCCCTGCTCGAGGCCGACGGCGAGCGCGACTATCTGGTGCTGGAGGGCGCCGACGGACCGGGGGCCTTCTTCGCCACCTATCCACGGCACCGGACCCTCATCTCCATCAACAAACCGCACACCGGGACGGACGACCCGGAACTGAATCTGCGGCTGGACTGGAACTCGCTGCTCACCGACGATCCGGCGCTGCTGTTCACGCAGTACACCGAGCGCTACTTCCCGGACGCCGACGTGATGGTGCGGTACCTGGCGGACTTCGCGGCGAAGACCGGCGTCAAGGTGAGTTACGGCACCCGGGTGACCCGCGTGTCCAAGCACCACGACGTGTTCACCGTCGAGGCCGGCGACCGCCGCTGGGAGGCCCGCGCGGTGATCGTGGCCACCGGCGTCTCGAAGACCTACGAGCCGGACATCCCCGGGTTCGAACTGGCCGAGGGGTACGACGTGATGAGCGTCGACCCACGTGACTACCTCGACCAGAAGGTCCTCATCATCGGCAAGGGCAACTCCGCCTTCGAGACCGCCGACAACCTCATGGAGACCACGACGCTGATCCACGTCGCCGGGCCCAGCTCGGTGCGGATGGCGTGGCGCACCCACTACGTGGGGCACCTGCGCGCGGTCAACAACAACTTCCTGGACACCTATCAACTCAAGTCCGCGAACGCGATCCTCGACGGCACGATCAAGAGCATCGAGCGCGACGACACGGGTTACCGGGTCACGTTCAGCTTCTCCCGTGCCGACGAGGTGGTGAAGGAGCTGCATTACGACAGGGTGCTGGCGTGCACCGGATTCCGTTTCGACGCATCGATCTTCGACGCCTCGGCCCGGCCCCGACTCGCCATCAACGACCGGTTCCCGGCGCAGACCGAGGAATGGGAGTCGGTGAACGTCAGCGGGTTGTTCTTCGCCGGGACGATCTCGCAGCAACGCGACTTCAAGAAGTCCACGAGCGGTTTCGTGCACGGCTTCCGCTACGCCGTACGCGCCCTGCACCGGATTCTGGCCCGCCGGTACGACGCCACCGACTGGCCGTTCACCAGCCTCGCCGCCGACCCGGCCGCCATGACCGCCGCCGTCATCGAGCGGGTCAACCGCACCTCGGCCCTGTGGCAGCAGTTCGGGTTCCTCGCCGACGTGCTCACCGTCGCCGGACCGGAGGCCCGCTACCACGAGGAGGTGCCGGTCGACTACTTCGCGTCGACCGGCCTGCGTACCGCCGGGCACGACCACGACCGGGCGTTCGTGGTCACCCTCGAGTACGGCCCCGCCCACGACCAGGTCGACCCGTTCGACATCACGGTGACCCGGGTGGCGCAGGACGTCGTGGGGCAGGCGCACGACGCGGCGTACCTGCATCCGGTCGTCCGCTACCACAGCGGGGGTCGGCTGGTCGACACCCACCACCTCGCCGAGAACCTGGAGAACCGGTGGGACCGGCCCGAGGTCCACGTCCGGCCGCTGCGGGAGTTCCTGGAGCGCTGCCTGGCCGGCGTCGAGGGCTGA